In Lachnospiraceae bacterium, the DNA window CGCAAAGACAGAAACCCCTGTAGTTTCCAATAACAGTGCACATCGTTGGACTCCAGACGTTCCTATGGTCGTTCCGGAGGTAAATCCAGAGCATTTTGATGTCATTGAGTTCCAGAAAAAGCGTCTTGGAACCACCAGAGGCTTCATCGCAGTAAAACCAAACTGCTCTATCCAGAGCTATGCACCGGTTTTAACTGCCTGGATGGAATATGAGCCATATGAAGTAGTTGCAACTACCTATCAGGCAATTTCCGGTGCAGGAAAGACCTTTAAAGACTGGCCTGAAATGGAAGGAAATATCATCCCATACATCGGCGGAGAAGAAGAGAAGAGTGAGCAGGAGCCACTGCGTATCTGGGGCCACATTGAGAACGGACAGATCGTAAAAGCAACAAGTCCGGTTATTACCTGCCAGTGTATCCGTGTTCCTGTATTAAATGGACATACAGCAGCTGTATTTGTTAAGTTTAGAAAGAAGCCAACGAAAGAACAGCTGATCGAGAAATTAGTAAACTTTAAAGGAATTCCTCAGGAACTGGAACTTCCTAGTGCTCCAAAGCAGTTCATCCAGTATCTGGAAGAAGACAACCGTCCACAGGTAAGCCTGGATGTAGATTTTGAGCATGGCATGGGCATCTCTGTAGGTCGTTTAAGAGAAGATACAGTATATGACTACAAGTTTGTAGGTCTTTCCCATAACACTGTAAGAGGTGCAGCAGGCGGAGCAGTTCTGTGTGCAGAACTGCTTACTGCAAAGGGATATATTGCAGCTAAATAGTATAGAAAAAATGTATGTCCTCCTGGATGACGGGGGACATACTGACTAAAAGGAGGTTTTCTTATGGCAATCTTAAAAAAAGAGTTTGGCGTTATGCCTTCAGGGGAAAAGGTATATGAGTACACATTAACCAACAAAAAAGGGATCAGTGCCTCTTTTATTGATCTTGGGGCTGTCTGGACTAAAATGCTGGTACCGGATAGTGATGGAAATATGACAGATGTGATCCTGGGATATGATGATCTGGAGAGCTATCAGATAAACAAACCCCATTTCGGTGCACCAGTTGGCAGAAATGCAAACCGCATTGGAAATGCAGTTATTACTATTGACGGAAAAGACTATAAATTAGAGGCAAACAACGGACCTAATAACCTGCACAGTGGTCCTGATCTGTATCACAGCCGTTTATGGGAGTGCTGGGCATACGAGACGGAAGGAGGAAGCCGTCTGGATTTCTTTTTAAACAGCTCGGATGGGGACCAGGGTTATCCTGGAAATGCAAAAATCCGCATAAGCTATACTTTAACAGAAGACAATTGTGTAAAAATCGATTATAACATGGTCAGCGATGCAGATACAGTGGCAAACTTTACGAATCACTGCTACTTTAATCTGGCTGGACACAACAGCGGTCCTGTATTAGACCAGCAGGTATGGCTGGCAGCTGACAGCTATACCCCAGCAGATGCAACATCTATCCCAACTGGTGAGATTCTTCCTGTAGCAGGGACTCCTATGGATTTTAGAAAAATGAAACCGCTTGGACGGGATATTGAAGCTGATTTTGAAGCTTTAAAATTAGGCCATGGATATGATCACAATTGGGTATTGAACCACGAAGCAGGTGTACTTGGTATCGCAGGAAAAGCAAAAGATCCAGCAAGTGGCCGCGTAATGGAAGTTTATACTGATCTTCCTGGCATGCAGCTTTATACTGCAAACTTTTTAACAGATGAACGTCCTGGAAAAGGCGGAGCTCACTATAACAGACGTCACGCCTTCTGTTTTGAAACACAGTATTACCCGGATGCCTGCCATAAGGCAAATTTCCCGTCACCTATCTTAAAATCGGGAGATACTTATAAAACAACAACTATTTATAAGTTCTATGCAGAGTAAAGAGTAGAAGAGTATATCACAGACAGACGATCTTTGCTCATAATACTTAAACAAAACAGCCCATTGCCTAAAATGGTTTTGGGCTGTTTCTCTAATTTCTTTAACTTTCTGGTAAATTCTTGCAAGCCCCCCGAAAAAATGTTATACTCATAAAATATGTCTTATAAGAATTATTAATGAGGCTTACAGAAAAAAGCCTTATATAAAATTGAGGGATTAAATGTCAAAATCATTATTCATTGCGGAAAAGCCTAGTGTAGCCCAGCAGTTTGCAGATGCGTTAAAGATACGTGGACGAAGGAGCGATGGTTATATTGAGTCAGAAGATACCATTGTTACCTGGTGCGTAGGTCATCTGGTGACAATGAGTTACCCGGAAGCTTACGATATGAAATACAAGCGCTGGAGCCTTAATACACTGCCTTTTCTGCCAAAAGAATTTAAATATGAAGTAATACCCAATGTGGGAAAGCAGTTTTCCATTGTTAAAGGTCTTCTTACAAGACCGGATGTGGATACCATATATGTCTGTACCGACTCTGGACGTGAAGGAGAGTATATTTACCGTCTGGTGGCCCAAATGGCTGGTGTAAAGGACAAACAACAAAAACGTGTATGGATCGACTCCCAGACAGAAGAAGAGATCCTTCGCGGGATCCATGAAGCAAAAGATGAGTCAGAATATGATAATCTGTCTGCTTCTGCCTATTTAAGGGCAAAAGAAGACTACCTTATGGGGATTAATTTTTCCAGAGTCCTGACATTGCGCTATGGACCGTCTATGTCCCAGTATCTGGGAACTAAATATACAGTTCTCTCTGTAGGTCGTGTTATGACCTGTGTTCTTGGAATGGTGGTGCGCAGGGAACGTGAGATACGAAACTTTGTAAAAACTCCTTTCTATCGTGTGTTAGGAAGTTTTCAGGCAATTGCAAAAGACGGTACACCTGTACTACTTGATGCAGAATGGAAGGCAGTAGAAGGCTCAAAATACTTTAAAACACCGTATCTGTATAAAGAAAATGGTTTTAAAGAAAGAGAAAAAGCAGAGGAACTGATCGCTTATTTGAAAACAGAGCCACCATTAGAGGTACAAGTCCTTTCCAAAGAGAAGAAAAAGGAAACAAAAAATCCACCTCTTCTTTATAACCTTGCAGAACTTCAGAATGACTGCTCTAAAATGTTTAAAATAAGCCCTGACGAAACATTAAAAGTAGTGCAGGAGTTATATGAAAAGAAACTGGTAACATATCCAAGAACCGATGCCAGGGTCCTTTCCACAGCGGTTGCCAAAGAAATCTATAAAAATATCAGTGGACTGATGCACTATGAACCTATGGCTGGGTTTGCCAAAGAGGCCATTGATCTTGGAAGTTTCAAGGGGATTGGAAAAACACGATATGTCAATGACAAGCAGATCACGGATCATTATGCCATTATACCTACGGGACAGGGGCTTGGGAATCTGCGTGGGCTGTCTCCTTTGGGAGAAAAGGTTTACCAGGTGGTCTGCCGCCGTTTTTTAAGCATTTTTTATCCCGCTGCCATTTACCAGAAATACAGTATTGTTCTGGAACGGAAAAATGAGCAGTTTTTTGCAAATTTTAAAGTATTGTCAGAACCTGGTTATTTGAAAGTTGCTGATGTGAATCTTGCAAAGAAAAACAGCATTCAGGAAACCTTTTCTGATGAAAAAGAAGGGAATTCCATACAAACAGATGAAAAAAATACGGAAATTCCAAAAGTTGACCGAACTCTGCTGCTACAGGTGCTTGCAGATTTGAAAAAAAATGATATACTTACTATAGCGGATCTGAAGGTGAAGGAAGGAGAGACTTCTCCACCAAAAAGATATACCTCCGGTTCCATGATCCTGGCTATGGAAAATGCAGGCCAGTTGATCGAAGATGAGGAGCTGCGGGCCCAGATCAAGGGCAGCGGCATCGGCACCAGTGCCACCAGAGCAGAGATACTGAAAAAACTGGTCAGTATCAAATACCTGGGGTTAAATCAGAAAACTCAGGTGATCACGCCATCTCTGTTGGGAGAAATGGTGTATGAGGTGGTGGACCACTCCATCAGACAATTATTAAATCCAGAGCTTACCGCCAGCTGGGAAAAAGGTCTGACTTATGTGGCGGAAGGTTCCATTACATCAGATGAATATATGGAAAAGCTGGAGCGTTTTGTTGCTATGCGTACAGTAAACGTAACAAGACTGAACAACCAGTATGATATGCGGGAACTTTTTGACGCGGCTGCCGCCTTTTACAAAACAAAAAAGGAGAACTGATTACGATGAAACTGAAGGAAATGAAAATTAAAGAGCTGTTTGATACAAGCCATACAATTGCAGAAAGAATTTTTGATAACCATACTTATCCTTGGGAAGTGCTTCCTGAGATTGGTGATTTTATCCGTTCTTTAGGACCTCTTCTTCCGGAAAATGAATACCGTAAGATTGGTAATGATATCTGGGTACACAAGAGTGCAAAGGTTGCTCCTACTATTATGATGGCTGGTCCAATGATCATTTGTGAAGGTGCAAATGTGCGTCACAGTGCATTCTTAAGGGGAAATGTTATCATCGGCGCAGGTGCTGTTGTTGGTAATTCCTGTGAATTAAAGAATGCCCTGATTTTTGACGAAGTGCAGATCCCGCATTTTAACTATGTAGGTGATTCTGTACTTGGCTACAAGGCCCATATGGGCGCAGGTGCTGTTACCTCTAATGTGAAGTCCGACAAATCCTTAGTTGTAGTACACGCAGAAGATAAGGAAGTTGCTACCGGATTCAAGAAATTCGGTGCGATCCTTGGTGATGGTGTAGAAGTCGGCTGTAACAGTGTTCTTAATCCAGGAACTGTTGTAGGAAAAGAAAGCAATATCTATCCATTATCCAGTGTCAGAGGCTGTATTGCCGCTCATTCTATTTATAAGAACCAGGATAATGTTGTAGCAAAAGAAAGCCGTGAAGAAGCTCCTGCACCAAAGAAAAGAGCAACCAGAAAACCAAAGGTTGTTAAGGAATAAATGATAAAAAACCCCGCCAGTTGGCGGGGTTTAATGCTTTATATATTATTTTGTTCCGAAAATACGATCACCGGCATCTCCAAGACCTGGACAGATATAGGCATTTTCATTTAAGCATCTGTCAAGATGTCCAACATAGATCTGTATATCCGGATGTGCTTCCTGAAGCTTTTTAAGACCTTCCGGTGCTGCAATGATGGCCATAAATTTAATTTTCTTCCCACCGTGCTGTTTGATGAAATTAACAGCTGCAATAGCAGAACCACCAGTTGCTAACATTGGGTCAGTGACTACGATGGTACGTTCTTCAATAGGATCCGGAAGCTTGCAGTAATATTCGTGCGGCTCATGGGTATCTTCATCTCTGTAAAGACCGATATGTCCAACCTTTGCACTTGGAACCAGTGCCAGGATACCATTTACCATGCCAAGTCCAGCTCTTAAAATAGGTACGATAGCCAGTTTGCGGCCTGCGATCATAGGGGTCATACAAGTCTCTAATGGAGTTTCAACTTCTACATTTTCCAGAGGAAGATCTCTTAAAGCCTCATATCCCATCAGCATAGCGATTTCTTCAATCAGAGCACGGAATTCATTGGTTCCGGTGTTCTTATTTCTCAGGATAGAAATCTTGTGCTGGATAAGTGGATGATCAAAAACAATTACATTTTCCATAGTTTTTTGCTGCTCCTTATTTGTGTTGTATAAGACAAATAATTGTCTTTTTTCTGTTCTTTATTATAACTGAAAGTATTGATTATAGCAACGTTTACTTAGTAGAAGGATTAAAAGTTACAATCACATAATCACCTAAAGCATGGGGTACCGGAACAGAAAAGCAGATGGTTCCATGGCTTTCGTAGCTAAAAGATTCCGGCCATGCAGTTTCCGATGCCAATGGAAAATCTGC includes these proteins:
- a CDS encoding UDP-N-acetylglucosamine pyrophosphorylase — its product is MKLKEMKIKELFDTSHTIAERIFDNHTYPWEVLPEIGDFIRSLGPLLPENEYRKIGNDIWVHKSAKVAPTIMMAGPMIICEGANVRHSAFLRGNVIIGAGAVVGNSCELKNALIFDEVQIPHFNYVGDSVLGYKAHMGAGAVTSNVKSDKSLVVVHAEDKEVATGFKKFGAILGDGVEVGCNSVLNPGTVVGKESNIYPLSSVRGCIAAHSIYKNQDNVVAKESREEAPAPKKRATRKPKVVKE
- the asd gene encoding aspartate-semialdehyde dehydrogenase, giving the protein MEKKLRVGILGATGMVGQRFISLLENHPWYEVVTVAASPRSAGKTYEEAVGGRWKMTTPMPEAVKKLVVMNVNEVEKVAASVDFVFSAVDMTKDEIRAIEEEYAKTETPVVSNNSAHRWTPDVPMVVPEVNPEHFDVIEFQKKRLGTTRGFIAVKPNCSIQSYAPVLTAWMEYEPYEVVATTYQAISGAGKTFKDWPEMEGNIIPYIGGEEEKSEQEPLRIWGHIENGQIVKATSPVITCQCIRVPVLNGHTAAVFVKFRKKPTKEQLIEKLVNFKGIPQELELPSAPKQFIQYLEEDNRPQVSLDVDFEHGMGISVGRLREDTVYDYKFVGLSHNTVRGAAGGAVLCAELLTAKGYIAAK
- a CDS encoding galactose mutarotase, which produces MAILKKEFGVMPSGEKVYEYTLTNKKGISASFIDLGAVWTKMLVPDSDGNMTDVILGYDDLESYQINKPHFGAPVGRNANRIGNAVITIDGKDYKLEANNGPNNLHSGPDLYHSRLWECWAYETEGGSRLDFFLNSSDGDQGYPGNAKIRISYTLTEDNCVKIDYNMVSDADTVANFTNHCYFNLAGHNSGPVLDQQVWLAADSYTPADATSIPTGEILPVAGTPMDFRKMKPLGRDIEADFEALKLGHGYDHNWVLNHEAGVLGIAGKAKDPASGRVMEVYTDLPGMQLYTANFLTDERPGKGGAHYNRRHAFCFETQYYPDACHKANFPSPILKSGDTYKTTTIYKFYAE
- the upp gene encoding uracil phosphoribosyltransferase, producing MENVIVFDHPLIQHKISILRNKNTGTNEFRALIEEIAMLMGYEALRDLPLENVEVETPLETCMTPMIAGRKLAIVPILRAGLGMVNGILALVPSAKVGHIGLYRDEDTHEPHEYYCKLPDPIEERTIVVTDPMLATGGSAIAAVNFIKQHGGKKIKFMAIIAAPEGLKKLQEAHPDIQIYVGHLDRCLNENAYICPGLGDAGDRIFGTK
- a CDS encoding DNA topoisomerase, coding for MSKSLFIAEKPSVAQQFADALKIRGRRSDGYIESEDTIVTWCVGHLVTMSYPEAYDMKYKRWSLNTLPFLPKEFKYEVIPNVGKQFSIVKGLLTRPDVDTIYVCTDSGREGEYIYRLVAQMAGVKDKQQKRVWIDSQTEEEILRGIHEAKDESEYDNLSASAYLRAKEDYLMGINFSRVLTLRYGPSMSQYLGTKYTVLSVGRVMTCVLGMVVRREREIRNFVKTPFYRVLGSFQAIAKDGTPVLLDAEWKAVEGSKYFKTPYLYKENGFKEREKAEELIAYLKTEPPLEVQVLSKEKKKETKNPPLLYNLAELQNDCSKMFKISPDETLKVVQELYEKKLVTYPRTDARVLSTAVAKEIYKNISGLMHYEPMAGFAKEAIDLGSFKGIGKTRYVNDKQITDHYAIIPTGQGLGNLRGLSPLGEKVYQVVCRRFLSIFYPAAIYQKYSIVLERKNEQFFANFKVLSEPGYLKVADVNLAKKNSIQETFSDEKEGNSIQTDEKNTEIPKVDRTLLLQVLADLKKNDILTIADLKVKEGETSPPKRYTSGSMILAMENAGQLIEDEELRAQIKGSGIGTSATRAEILKKLVSIKYLGLNQKTQVITPSLLGEMVYEVVDHSIRQLLNPELTASWEKGLTYVAEGSITSDEYMEKLERFVAMRTVNVTRLNNQYDMRELFDAAAAFYKTKKEN